From the Gouania willdenowi chromosome 24 unlocalized genomic scaffold, fGouWil2.1 scaffold_320_arrow_ctg1, whole genome shotgun sequence genome, the window tattattttgtttctaaATCTGTTCATTTAATAAATGTGAGAATATTgatcgtttgtttgctttgtttttaattatcacaaacacacaaaaaacaacaacgacAACAGAGAAAAGTGTTCTGTAGAAAAATAAACGTCCCAGCAGCAAATTGTCAAATTATCCTCGTCTTCTTCGTTGGttgtaaaaaaatatctgaacgTTGCTGACTAAGCGTTTTATCAGTCacaatcagaagaagaagaagggacGGTCGGTGGCTACGCCGTCGGTGGCCTCGAAGaatctgaacacacacacacacacacacacacacacacacacacacacacacacacacacacacacacacacacacacacacacacacacacacacacacacacacacacacacacacacacacacacacactaataatattagtaataataaaaataacagtaatagtaaaataataacagaaatataataatattcattatgataacattaataatacaaataataacagtaacagtgatgtcatcagagttccaatCAGAATGTTCTGATGATGTCAGTCTGAAGGGCaccatcagccaatagagtgcggccCTTCGTAGGCTGCAGCATTTGTGTGAACTGGAACaataagcacccctgcactaagaaatgttaaatgattTAAATATCAATATCTAAACATCTGCTGCAGCCAAAGTCTCACTCTGAACTGAGCTCAAAACTTGAgagcggctcaactagtctggagcactctgatggtctatcctattctgtttgtccttctgttcactaaccctaaccagtagaaccagatattctccacctctgaacctggttctaacagtGATTTCTTCCTGTAAAAAAGAGGAAGTTTTTCTTCCCAcagtcgctaaatgcttgttcatgtggatcttgagttctttctttcttattgactctacatttgttttctgtgctttaaacatcataaagtgttatttgggcttcataaaaagtgtttttttcattgattccattaATCATTAgtcagagggtgatttgctcctttcttactacagggtgaacacaaacacctcgctacaatatgatgacgcgttcccactttgatgatgaatttgaccctgcactgagctggagaagccacgcctccaggaagctgtcTGTCATGATTGACATagacagacacgcccacgaaggtgagcatgtcagcgtccttcacacagtctatgtatgtaccggtgaacgccccgcccccacgctctgtctcatgtttataaagcagcatgagctcagctactgagtgggtgggaggatggtgggccgtcctctagccctacgtcaccgtgcggggaggaggaagtccaTGTCCCGTctgtagacacgcccactcatgaatatgcataagtaggacgtaaatcagcctgtttgtgtagagttggtcagaaagtgacttttcagaggctaaaactgaaaaacaggtggttcttagaacaaatggagatgatggtgaGTGAGGGTAAGTTTACTGCACCAAGTACAtaaaaaacacatcacacacacacacacgcacgcactcacactcacgcacgcacacgcacacacacacacacacacacctttgtgCAGAGCGTTGGTTTTTATTCGACTTCCTTCCAGTGACGTGAATCCTCCGTtagtttctgattctgatggaTTCACTAGATCACAGGTTACCACGACGATGGGCCCTCGGCCCCCTTTCAGGTGGATCTGGATGctgtcctacacacacacacacacacatttatatttcCATAGAATGATATACATAATATAAAATGCTAATATTGACGATGAAAACCTCTGAGGGGGGGGGCACGTCCAGCTTGGTTTCCTCTGGAGCTTTAACCACCAGCACCGTTTGGTTGTGGAACGCTGACAGACGACTGATGTCAGCGTGACTCACGTAGGCTAACGTACACATCCAAGATTAAAGATCaaccacttcctgtttcctgtcacactcactcactcacacgtgctgtccctcagaCAGGCACACACCATCGCTAAGCAGTTTAGTGTAGTTTCGTGTGTTcttagtgtagttttgttgtagtttagttcatttttagagtagtttggtgttttttttggtaatttagtgtagttttgtttgtttttagtgtagtaTGGTGTGATTTGTTGGAGTTTGAATTGTAGTTTGgtgtttttagtgtagttttgttgtagTCTGTTgtagtttggtgtgtttttggtagtttggtgtagttttagTTGTAGTTCATTGTAggtttttagtgtagtttggTGTGTGGTAAAGGATATGCAGAGTTCTTCTTGTCGTCCGTCAGGTTGAAGAGTTGCTGAGCACAGCTTTTGATCAGCATGTCCAGTCGTTCCTCCACCAACCTCAGGTTGTCTCGCTCCGTCCTGGACTCGCTGCACAGCAGGAAGTCAGAGATGGACAGCGTTCCGCTGCACAGGAAGTACAACGTTAGAGCACAGGAAATACAATGTTAGAGCGTTCCTCTGCACAGGAAGTACAATGTTCCTCTGCACAGAAAGTACGTTAGAACGTTTCACTGCACAGGAAGTACAACTTTAGAGCGTTCTAGACAGGAAGTACAATGTTAGAGCGTTCCTCTGCACAGGAAGTACGTACGTCCAGTGGATGTGTGTGGGCGACTTCCTGTGGATGAGTTTTATGCTGTTCATCATGTTGGTGATGTCATAAACTCTCTGTCTGGTGGTGTGCAGACGGTTCGTGGCCTGGAGGAGGTCCAACGAACCGTCAGGAGACGCTAACATTAGCCTCAGGAAACGCTTAGTCAGCACGCCCACTGACTCttctgcagagagagagagaaaaaaaaacgaaagagagagtgaaagaaaaagaaatccgaaagaaataaaaagaaagtgaaaaaagaaagagaaaaaaacaaaagaaaaagcaaaagaaagaaagagagtgaaagagaaagaaaaaatgaaagaaaaaaagagattaaaagaaagagagaaaaagaaaaaacgaaACGAATAAAgagtgaaagaaaaagaaaaaagagatagaaagaatgaaaaaagaaaaagaaaaaatgaaaaaagaaaaagaaaaaatgaaaaaagaaaaagaaaaagaaaaagaaaaagaaaaagaaaaagaaaaagaaaaagaaaaagaaaaagaaaaagaaataaagagagaattaaataaataaaacaccttTATGTTTGTTATTAGATGCTGTACTGCCTTCCTGTGGTTGTATGAACACATtacatctgtgtgtgcgtgtgtgtgtgtgtgtgtgtgtgtgtgtgtgtgtgtgtgtgtgtgtgtgtgaaccttTAGTTTCTTTCCTCCTTGGGTTCATGTCAGTCGTCTCAGGGACAGATGAACTACAGACAGAGCAGAAATCAATGTTTgatcaaatataaaaaatgtaataaatatatagcgTGTATCTGGTGGTGAGCAGTCGGTTCGTGGCCTGAAGTCGGTCCAACTCAGGAGGTCCatatagatcagtggttctcaaacttttgtcTCTAGTtctttctcttgtttctgaCTCCATGTCCTCCCTTTAtgttcgactacaacatttggcttaaaaaactatttaaaaacatctatagatcataatgatggaatgaatgagtaatatcacacattttaaagaatctcattgagtaaataactcaaaataaacagtatttaatgcagtggttctcaacctttttttaatgtattttacttgaACTAGaatcacaaagtgaaagtatagaaatatagTTAAGTTAGttaaagattgtgttttaattaaaaataataataatcattacaaAATTTCAAAAGTCAAGAAATTTcacgtgaccccatttaaaggggacatatcatgttaaacccacttttttagcccttaaatgcattttgttgtatatttagagtgtttagaagtacagaaaaattcaaattagtctctttaggtgctccattgatatatttatattctgttttcgtcatatttttcaatctgtttagatttttctattctctattacgttttttgaacaataacgtcacagtatttgcagcagaactgccaaattagtacatcaactccaggcccaaaactttgagcaatccgccatttttatttctcgcttttattttgtagtccaagctcaaagatgctgaagttacgagaggataagtcaaaatgttgggttgttggatgtagtaacccacacgcttcattacaacgtctcccagcatcagaaccttttcaaagtgtctggttgagttttattttttatagaaatgtaccacatctgtggataaggtcatttttgtgtgtgtgaagcacttcaatgatgactgcttcatcaacctccaccagtataaagaaggatttacagaaagactttgtctgattgagggttcaattccttctatctttggagacgacgaacagagcacttcggtaagctgtaaataacgctaaaaagtgtgatgataagacgtccctgtcattgttttgttagcattagcagttgcaccgtcttcatatgttagcgctgtgtgctcgttttagatccttgatgatatggcctacgtgatttaatttaagtctaaagttttcattagtcatttcattttgacgtttttgtctttgaaaagactatattaaaatgcttttcgtgacgttagcttggcgctagcgttagctcggtgcttgtgttagctcacttgttagggttctgcaggttcatcatcttcatcttcatctcgctccgctgggtccgactcaggcttgaacatgtaaggctggatggacaagtctaacgttgttgacattttgtaaatatcgtgtgaataaacattttctgcaccgctaaATAATTGTATCTCTTCTaccaaactacaaaaatggccaaacagggtggagttgtcatctctgcaacctggagagggggcggggtatgaagtgtctcatttgtgtctcatttgcatttaaaagcatgatatgtctcctttagaggagacatatcatgcctttaaatccttcctttttacatataaatcatacagttgtggtctatataaagcagaactgcaatgcttgggtctgaattcctcattattatagctccaccccttttctgctgtgcttctgagagcaactccgtttggtgctgtctctttaaatgcaaatgagacacttcataccccgccccctctccaggttgcagaggtgacactcggttcaactccaccctgttcggccatttttgtagtttggtagaagagatacgattatctagcggcgcagaaaatgtttattcacacatcTTTGTCGTTTCCAAAGATAGtgtggacctggagttgatgtcctaatttggcagttccgctgccaatactgtgatgttattgttcaaaaaacgtaatagagaatagaaaaatctaaacagattgaaaaatatgaccaaaacagaatataaagatatcaacggagcacctgaagagactaatttgaacttttctgtacttctaaccactctaaatatacaacaaaatgcatttaagggctaaaaaagtggatttagcatgatatgtcccctttaaactccaggcgaccccacatggggtcccaaccccaaggtagAAAAACCTTGATTCCGTcgttcctgaatagatttatttctatagtttttatcatctcacgcctggggtgggaccaagaatcacaatttaatatttgttaattttactctctctctctcaagtaccctatgtagtgccatcgcgtacccccatttgagaaccattgatatacagtgagtgtgtgcgtgtgtgtgttgctcacctctgtgtgtcagtgtgtgttttctctATTTTATTGACCTGTAAATCAAAGCACAAACACTGTTTATAGTCAGACACTTATTATTACTAGTGAGGATACAGGAGACGTCCTCACTattcacactttttttctttcatctgcGCTACCTCCTCCTACACAGTTTGTcccattttgacaaataaactatcaataaattcagaaagttcacagctaatgctaagctaatgttaacaTTAAGCTACtgctaacactaggttaatgctaacgctaggttaatgttaatgctaggctattgctcacgctaggctattgctaacgctaggctaatgttaatgttaatgctaatgctaacgcttgGCCAATGCTAACgcaagctaatgctagcgctaGGCTAGAGGTGGGCGATATGGAAAAAAACCATAtcgtaatttatttgtaaaatcgtgatttttttcattgaaatcctttagactattttaaagtctttaaagactttttccttcattaagactgaaatgtgattaaatgatgtagtgttgcttttttcagggcagaaAGTagttgaaagtagtttttaaagtaaatcacattcaggacactgtctctttaagaatgtgtaaaCAGCCCCGTTAGCTGCAGGAGAgacagagagttagttagagaagagaaacacatgcagtagggatgtaacgattcactcaactcccgatacgattcacaatactgggttcacgattctctcacgatttgtTTTACACAATGGGAATGTaggcaaatgatgactgaaagatattcctttatttttttggggaaaaaaaatgttttcattgtcaaaagaatctcttgataaacttgtcaaaacaatgcaatttaactaaaaataaatcttgaatgaaataaataaaggaataatacacatgaagaagaagcctattcatttaaattctggttatatagtaaacaatgcaaaactgcataatagttctttttctttctaaaagtgcaacagaaaatgtattttgtgccttaacaataagccaaatcagcattatcagtacgcatgcgcgattcccgggtcaatatatccgggtcagagttcacgACTGCCCAGCGTGTCAACAAAGCCCCTGTCTAGCGGAACAACCGGCTACTTATACGGACTTTTAGGCATTTACTTTGCTTAAGGTCGTTTTAAGGCAATATGCCAGGGTCCCATTGTTCAGTGCGTGGCTGTTCCAACGGTACACGTGGGCTTAATACGTGGATGAAAGAGTTTTGCCCCGTTCACGAGTGCAATAAAGGAACCTCACGATGTATATGCGACCTGCCATACGTACTCATCCCATttcctactgaaagaaaagatccagaacgtcgtgccgaatggattaaatcagtaagtttgacatatactgtactacattaaagctaactagtaaactagtatataaatattatattgtggtgtacatgttagagaggtgtctctcacccagcaggtttcgggggtttgttggcgtccttttctttctcgACACAATATGCCCGATCCCCCCAGGATCAACTGTCAACATCGATCTCGAGCAGAGATTTATAATCAAGGTTGACAGCCTCtcgttcctgctgttttgtaaagggttagggttatataaCTATAGGcgctttttgaaatgacaatgcccaagcgagggccaccagttctttcttcctcttcccagtaacaacgtgtccacgtctcttacaatattcttttaaaacatccactttacaacgcgcaaaatattcaatatcttTGTCAGACTCGGCCATGTTTACGTTTCATGATACGAGCTAGGCGGGAGCTGGGtagtcctgacctttgacccggaccagcatgctttgcgcgcagcgagatgccgaatccgcttattggactttaaaaaaatagtgttttcactgatttacatcagatacttgtttggaccagcagaggacgctggtaacccagtggtcggttggcatgcagaaattcttgcagtgaagaagagatgctatgctagcagacagagctaatagaaaaatttgacttttacagatattcacgtaatattacagatattcttttggtgctaaaggggtaaggaatcatttaagaacatgtttaagagtagaagacggacagaaagaaagtagtagcagattctgcccaccgggtacactgctggacaagagaaagataaatatatagtgcggttctacgatctccgtgattttttaatcatttttaatggaTTCAGATTTCATAGAGTCCTGttgtttcttgtaagggaatcGTCTAAAAATAATGATGGACATAAATaacaacacttcagtttaaagtAACAGGATGCTAAATTTTTTGCTCACATTATCAACACTCAATATGTAATCAATATAAATATGGC encodes:
- the e2f6 gene encoding transcription factor E2F6, encoding MVKCFVTGCRNRLLSVKAKRFFSFPKDRERIKVWLAALREADKHHEDLADDDDEQRLICEDHFLPEHLCKEGVTADAIPIMPHCMDGLGMISPWEEEEEEEEEEEEQDVEEEEQQQQQNEEQQQGEEEEEEEEEEEEEQKEETVESESFPVKVEPSSPPALPSFPVQQVNKIEKTHTDTQSSSVPETTDMNPRRKETKEESVGVLTKRFLRLMLASPDGSLDLLQATNRLHTTRQRVYDITNMMNSIKLIHRKSPTHIHWTGTLSISDFLLCSESRTERDNLRLVEERLDMLIKSCAQQLFNLTDDKKNSALAYVSHADISRLSAFHNQTVLVVKAPEETKLDVPPPSEDSIQIHLKGGRGPIVVVTCDLVNPSESETNGGFTSLEGSRIKTNALHKDSSRPPTA